The genomic DNA ATGAAAAGAGGGAGACAAAGAGATAAGACAGAACTCATCGACCAAACccctatttctcaattgatAAAGATGTCATTCTTTACCAATGACCACCCAAACCAATCGACCACGGGTGACCACCCAACCAATCAACCATGGGTGACCACCCAACCAACTGACCACGGAGGCATGAAAGATTAGTGGTGTCGATGTTCAGATTTAGTTGACCATGATTTGTAGGCCCGTAGTAAAGAGATAAGCCAAAATGCAAAGAGAAAGAATAAAGTGGAAGCAAAGACAAgaaaatttttacgtggtttgacCAAAATGATGCCTattccacgactgttctctggcTATTCTAGCAGAGTAATAGTATCTCattcttgttgttttcttaCAAAGGTAtttcgacccctatttatagtgaagggtgtttacaattgcataaaatataaaagtataatgatgatataatgggggacaagtCGTCCTTATCATTTGCATAAAATCAGGAGTGAGATTCTCATTACAAGAGATCTGGTTTACTTTAGATAAAGTGAGTGGGTCCCTGCCTCTGATTATTCAGCAATaatgttgttatgcgagctgaacaGTTTGACCGGCTAACTGAACTGTTGGTCAGCGACTTAGAGGGATCGATGGAAGTTTGTTGGGTATATATCGCTGAGAGCTCGCTTGGATCTGCGACCTGAACTCGGGTTTCAGCGATGCGTGAGTTTGCTTTGGCGAGCTCGGCTTGGGCCTATTGGGTTTTAGGCGATCGGGCTGACCTATTGAACTGAGTCTAACCTATAAGAAAGTGGTGCgaaaaatatgtataacaaGCGAAGAGTTTGAGGTTTGTAAGTTTTCAAGCAAACAAACTACATGGACTCAACCAGTTGAAAACCTGAAGCGTTTAAATATTAGGCATCAAAGTTCTCAGTATGTTGAAATGCTAAACCCAGATCACTCATCTCCGTTTATCAATTTAACCACAGCCATCCCATTCCTCCATAAAAGTGTGCGGGGGCGTGTGTATCCAATGTCACAGTTTATGTAACAACCATTGTGATTGCAGAATATGTTATGGGTCTTTCTAATTTATTCATCTTGTAGAGGTATATTTCTCACCCTAAGGCTGGCAATTTTTACTTTATATGAATCATCTATATTGGTTGTTTGATAAAGGAAAACCACCCTGTTGAAGTGACtttgtcaaatttttttcatatcaaaGATATTTTATTAGGAATTTTTTTATAGGACGAGACAAATTGATAGACAAGATTACAGAATGAAagttaaaagactaaaatgccATCACTTACATTGCATTGAAAAAATTTCAATGCAATGTGAGCGAATATAATGTGAGCGAtgacattttagtcttttagccCTCATTCTGTAAGCCTGTTTGTTAATCTGTCTGGCTCTCAAGAATTTTTCTTCTACTAATTCATGCCAAACAAAGTTATTCGTTGGTTGGGTTGGACATCGTCCGACGACTAGGGCGACGGTGTTAGGAGAGGAAGAGGCGATGATGtttgagagagtgagagtgagagaaagagtCAATCGTGAgagacaaaagaagaaagagagagagatggttcTGAGTCAGTTATCACAACTgcaatttaatcatttaattacttatatataaatcaatctGTAAAAGTTCTTCGGTATAAATAGCATaactcaatttttgtttttgattcacaataatagaaaaataggtttcattatttggactaaattctttaattatatataattataaaatattttattctcatttattaattaatgatatatatatatatatatatacgattTCCTTCTCTTGCTAGTGTTGAGTAACTTTTATATTAGCCAAcgcaaataaaatgaaaaactcttatatattaaaatgattGTATCGTGTGGGACAACTCTTTATGTATTGGAATGGTTGATTTCGAAACTCTCATTTGATTTTCTGAAACTTGCACTCAAATTCATCGACATAGAGAAGATGATTCATTCTGTACTCTCCAGATGCTTGAGCTGTCTTGTGAGCTTAACTTGCTTTGCTAACAATATTCTTGCAGGAAGAAGTTCCGGTGGACATTTTCAAGGACCCCGGCGACCGGTTCCGGACATGGCAGTTTACTCGCCATAACTTCACTCTGATGATCTTATGGTCCAAGTTCTTGGTGATGAGCAAGGAGAGACTGATCAACAACTCCAGTTCTGGCGTTTTCGACTTGCAGCTCGATAGAGTTGATGATAACTGGGCAGCAAAACTTTCCGGCATAGACTTCGCCATCATCTCCGATGCCCACTGGTTCTTCCGGAAGATTTACCTGCACGAAGGTGGCAATATGACCGGTTGTGTGTACTGCAGCGAACCGGGTGTCACAGACCTTGGCCTGAGCTTTGCGCTGAGAATGTCATTCCGGGCAGCGCTCAGCCACATAAACAGGTGCAGCGAGTGCGGGTTAGGGATGACGACTCTGTTGAGGACATTTTCACCGGCCCATTTCGAGAATGGGACGTGGGACAACGGAGGAAGCTGCAACCGGACAAGTCCCCGGGCTGAAGAGGGGAACGAGTTTGGCAGGTTCGAGTTGGAACTGAGGAGCATCCAAGTGGAAGAGCTCGAAAGGGCGAGGAGGAAAGGGAAGGGAACAGGGAAGAGGTTTGAAGCTCTGGATATAACCAGAGCCATGCTAATGAGGCCTGATGGGCACCCTGGATCTTACTGGGGAAACAAATGGATGAAGGGCTACGACGATTGTGTTCACTGGTGCTTGCCAGGCCCCATTGATGTCTGGAACGATCTCCTGATGGCGATCCTCAAGAAGAACTCGGGTTTTCCTCTTGATTAAGGGGCGATTAGCATAGTTCTGCACATAATCCTATCTACGATGTAAAAGcaagttaatttttttgagttCTTTCCGGATTCGCTATTGATATAACCTTCTTGTATCCAGCGCCGGCCCTCAGATTTTAGAAGTCTAAAGCAAAAAATTTTTATGAGACCctctataattatatttaaaaataaaattaatatggatagatttttttattatataaaattcataatatttcactttaaatttatttttttaatatttttaaattaaaaaatttataattaatttattccaacatatatttttcaatagataCCATTGCCAATCCATTAGTGTAGATTCACTAataataaatggatcacaaatattgaaacatatatacaaaattaattgataatttaaggactaataaaaaaattaaaaaatatacttgatAAGTTACACAACGggatgatgaaaatgaaaatgaaattgttGAAGAGAATGCATAGTTGTGAAATCGGTTGAATTGAGGACCTACTCTTGCGCAGATTGATAATAGATGCCAATGACAATGGATTGATAAGAAATTGAGAAGGAGAGGAACTGAAAAAGACGATGAAGTCACGATCACTGGTAAATGCATGAAAATAGTTGTCATACAATCATACAGggggagattgagattaattacaAATGCAAGGAATAATTGTGAAGGGATGAGTGTCATTGGCAGAGCATGAGaatgagattaattaaaaatttatagtgatacgcatgagattaattattgataaaaggaAGGTGaaagattgagattaattaaaaatttacaatgactCGAAATGGGCATGGCCCCTAAcctctctttaatttttaaatttattatttttaattaatttaaaatttaaaaattgaaatgggCATGGGCCTTGAGTGGCTGCCTAGACAACCTAGGCCCAAGGCCAGCCCTGCTTGTATCTTGTAGCAAATAACATAGTCACTAGATACTTTTCATGACAGTGAATCAAAAACTTCACAGGAAGAAACtagaaaagaagaacaagaaaacaGCTGGAAGATTTACACATGGCGATGCAATGAGATAGAATCTTCCTAGCCTTGACTCTGAGAATGCACTAACACTTGTGTATAATGCAAGGGGTGAAGATGGTTTtcaagatattttcaaaaacacaaacATACACACACTGGAAAGGAAATAAAAACCCTAGCAAGACTTGGTATAGCCAGGCATAGGCATAAACAAAGCATTAACCAAAACATGAAGATAATTGTTACCTTACGCATGTTGGAGATGTTGTCGGTTTCTCATTGATGTGCCAAGACCCGAACTCTTCTAGTCACTCGCAAGTTCCCATGAACTAGCTCGCGTCCAAGCCTCGTTTGCTCTCGTACCTATCCTTTGGACAACCACGCCACCCTCACAGCCATAGGAGACCAAGTTAGTCCACACCTAGACTGCAATGGAATCCTTTGTCAAACCCATAAGCTAGACAAGTTCGATCGAAGGTGACACCAAGCTAtatttggttcttttttggatgcAACCAGTCATCTCATGACCAAGGGACCAACAGGAAGATGAAGGAAGCAAGGAGAAGAGAAGTAGcaataaagcaagaagaatagaGAGTATTGAGAACTTTCTGCTTCTTTTCTTAGAGAGACAAAATAAGAAGAATGGAGAAAAGAGTAAAGAAGAAATCGACTTTCCCTCTCTTTTGtctctcttttcttgttttcgtAAATACACTTAGTGTGCGTTTGATAGGGGTGGAAAATGAGGGTGAAATTCGAATTCTatctaaatttcaagaaattttatcaaacaccTTTTCAATTctatggaattcgaattccattttagttcaaaaagtgaagattttccttgaaatcaatgaattggaattccatggaattggaATTTTTTacctctatcaaacgcacccttaggcTGCGTAAGGCTGCGTTTGATAGCATGAAAAATACATGGAAAATGTCTCATCCAGggaattgaatttcattttgggtGTTTGACACAttacatttttcatagaattgaattccatggtaCAATCATTAAAGCTTGTTTTTAGCtctttttcatggaaaattccatctagggggagatggtttttgttttccatgtaagTTGAAAAACACTTTCTTTTCTacctaaatgctatcaaacacacccttaaagACATTCATTACCATCTCAACAGATTTGGAATAAAACACATGAAACAGCCAAtagtgcatttaatgctctgTCGGTGAAAATGATGGAAGAATGGCTCATGAAATCAAATCCCACGCCTTGAAACTGTCGACCGTTTGAGACAATCGATCGACGGTTTTAATTAAACAGTTAATCGTTCAAGAAGCACCATCGACTGTTTCATGCCTTTTATTCATAGTTTTCACAAATTGCATTAAGGCTCGCCATTAATTCTTAATAATCCTcctattaacttttaatgaaaCCAAATccttccattaactcttaacgacatgcttattaactcttaatggtctcTCCCTATTAATTCTTAGCAGTTTGTTGATTAtcttgttaactcttaacagaaCATCATCATTAACTTTAATGATGATTAAGAACACATTACAACAAACCATTGCTAATCTAATGCTATGCTTAGTTTGTGTGTGACCTTTTAGGTCATTAGGACATGTTAAATTCTTCATCATCCATCAAACACTTCGATTTACTATGAGAAACTTTCAATTTCTTTACAGCACGCCAAAAGGTTCTGAATGACTTCTAACATAATGTCAAGAAAAACataatggcaatgaagtcaaTACTTCTTGTAAACCTATTTAGGCTTTCAATTACTGTGCACTATAATCCTCCAATTGACTAACATTCTAATCGAGTGAGAGCCatgaattaattaaactcacaagactcgatagctatgccaagatTTAGTATAGTGTGATCGAAATGACACATCAAAACTCTTTCTGATATCGAAAACTCTTTTTTGATCATGTGCACCTTGGTTAGGGATTTTCCAAACTACAACCAATTGAGATCatataggatgttcaccttaTGTTGAAGGTCAATGATGATGAGATCAATGGAGTTGTAAAAGATGCCAAAGATCCTTTAAGCCTACAAGGAGGTCCAATCACAAgagcaaaggcaaagaaaatgagagagacactCAACGGGCTAATTGAAGACATTCGATCCAAACAAGGCTTTACTGATGCATCCACCAATTGGAAGACAACAAGTGGAAGTCAAGCCTATGTCCATTTAATCAGCATGCTAGCCCATTAGAAGATGGCATGTGGCAGCATTTAGAAGATGACACGTGGCACCCAAGATTATGTCTATGTGTAGCTGGCCAACaaaataattgtttaatttcttaaattacatTATGGAGGGTACCAGCCATTAAGGTAGTGGTGTGTTGCTGGTAGTTATTGAGCATTTGGGTAGTGGGTAGTTATTAGGTTAATGGGTAGTTATCTCAAGTTGGTagttatttcatatttgtttttctatttaaagggAATTGTAAACACTTCAAAAGGTTGGTTAATTTTCGTGATTATTGAAAGGAGAACTTTCTCACTTGGTTTTTCCAAGAACTCAAGACTTATCAAGATTGTTCCAATCTTGTGGCGTCCAATTTCCAAGGCTTATCGctcccaacttcttctcttattctggagTGTGGCGTCtatatcattctttttcttatttgtttcgTTTACTTGAATCTGGTTTGGCTTTCTTGGGATGATGCTCAACTTGTTCGTGGGCTTTTAGATGCAACCAAAGGGATCTTCATAGGCTCGCATCAGTTTGTCCCCCTCTCCTCAAGAGGATTCGTCCACGAATCATCACCTACATCAAAAGGAGTTAAGTCAGAAACATTAAAGGTAGCACTAATATTATACTCACCAGGTAGGTCCAACTTGTAAGCATTGTCATTAATCCTAGTAATCACTTGAAATGGTCCATCACCCCTAGGATGCAACTTAGAACGCCTTTGAGTTGGGAATCTCTCCTTGCGCATATGTACCCAAACCCAATCGCCTGGTTCAAAAACTAGTTTCTTTCGACCTTTGTTGGCTTGTGTAACATATTGCTCGGTTCGTTTTTGAATTTGCTGTCGGACTTTCTCGTGCAGTTGTTTCACCATTTCTGCCTTTTGCTTTCCATCTAAATTTACACACTCAACAAGTGGTAAAGGTAATAAATCCAATGGAGTTAGCGGattaaaaccataaactacCTCAAATGGGGAATGGTTAGTGGCAGAATGGACACTACGATTATATGCAAATTCCACATGTGGTAAGCATTCTTCCCAATTCGTCAAATTCTTTTGAATGATGGCACGCAATAGAGTAGACAAAGTACGATTCACTACTTCAGTTTGTCCATCCGTTTGTGGGTGGCAAGTagtagaaaataaaagttttgttCCCAACTTACCCCACAGCGTCTTCCAAAAGTAGCTTAAGAATTTAGCATCTCGATCCGAGACTATAGTCTTTGGCATGCCATGCAAACGAACAATCTCTTTAAAGAACAAATCTGCAATATTGTTAGCATCATCTGATTTATGGCATGGAATGAAATGTGCCATCTTGGAGAACctatcaacaacaacaaaaacagaaTCTTTTCCCCTCTTAGACCTAGGTAAACCCAATACAAAATCCATAGAAAGGTCAACCCAAGGTTCGCTCGGAATAGGTAAAGGAGTATATAGACCATGGGGTGAAACTCTTGATTTGGCTTGTTTACAAGTGATACACTTTCCACAAACCCTCTCAACATCCCGTCGCATATGTGGCCAAAAGAAATGCTCAGTTAATACATCTAATGTTTTTCTCACTCCAAAATGTCCCATTAGGCCACCCCCATGAGCCTCCCGCACAAGTAATTCTCTCAAAGAACTTATAGGCACACACATTCTGTTCTCTCTAAATAAATACCCCTCATGCCTATAAAATTTCCCAAAAGCCATTTTCTCACAAGCCTCATAGACATTAGCAAAATCTGGATCACTAGGATACAAGTctttaataaattcaaatccTAGCAATTTAGCATTCAAAGTTGAAATAAGAACATACCTGCGAGATAATGCATCTgcaaccacattttcttttccttgtttatATTTGATCACATAAGGAAAGGTCTCAATGAATTCTAACCATTTTGCATGTCGTTTGTTCAGCTTCCCTTGTCCTTTCAAGTGCTTCAAGGATTCATGATCAGTGTGTATGACAAACTCCTTCGGCCATAAATAGTGCTGCCATGTCTCCAAGGTCCGAACCAAGGCATACAGCTCCTTATCATATGTAGGGTAGTTAAGGGCTGCTCCATTTAGcttctcactgaaaaatgcaatggGGTGCCGATCCTGCATTAAGACAGCTCCAATGCCAATACCCGaagcatcacactcaacctcaaagGTTTTAGAAAAATTGGGTAAGGCAAGTATTGGTGCAGAACTTAATTTCTCTTTGATCAAATTAAAAGCTCTTTCTTGCTCACTTCCCCACTTAAAACCCACACTCTTTTTAATAACCTCAGTCAAGGGTGCGGCTAAAGTACTAAAATCCCTAACAAATCTTCTATAGAAACTTGCTAGGCCATGGAAACTTCGCACTTC from Diospyros lotus cultivar Yz01 chromosome 4, ASM1463336v1, whole genome shotgun sequence includes the following:
- the LOC127799077 gene encoding xyloglucan O-acetyltransferase 4-like — protein: MKSSNSFSDDDTLHFIRRDRIWLPTIMNMPKVSPFFCLSLILTSMLGFFILYYSANPFTNTPPHPHHQLGFSSLHLPHDDEQYKSCDLFKGRWVPDINGSLYSNWSCSTIPESKNCFKNGRRDADFVSWKWAPDQCELPRFDPGIFLETVRDKKMAFIGDSLARNHMESLLCLLSQEEVPVDIFKDPGDRFRTWQFTRHNFTLMILWSKFLVMSKERLINNSSSGVFDLQLDRVDDNWAAKLSGIDFAIISDAHWFFRKIYLHEGGNMTGCVYCSEPGVTDLGLSFALRMSFRAALSHINRCSECGLGMTTLLRTFSPAHFENGTWDNGGSCNRTSPRAEEGNEFGRFELELRSIQVEELERARRKGKGTGKRFEALDITRAMLMRPDGHPGSYWGNKWMKGYDDCVHWCLPGPIDVWNDLLMAILKKNSGFPLD